One stretch of Meleagris gallopavo isolate NT-WF06-2002-E0010 breed Aviagen turkey brand Nicholas breeding stock chromosome 14, Turkey_5.1, whole genome shotgun sequence DNA includes these proteins:
- the OMD gene encoding osteomodulin: protein MGILSQLSIINLLWTTAVFCQYEDYDFGDEYDEPDQHPHYFNSNPSAQAEVPHFSFPVQCARECFCPPEFPLSMYCDHRKLKTIPNIPAHVQQLYLQNNDIEAVPAGPFTNVTILREINLSFNKIKSHMIDRGVFAKLSNLVQLHLQHNELDEFPFPLPSSLERLLLGFNKISQLPGIALDGLPNITMLDLCNNFLDDSVLKGNHFSVMNNLMQLNLCNNKLQTMPPSLPSSLMYLSLENNSISYIPENYFSKLPKIIALRMSHNNLQNIPRNTFINLPNLLELNLGHNKLKQVFYIPRSLQHLYIEDNDIEMINVTLMCPSIDLMNINQLTYIRVDQNKLTAPISTYAFFCFPHIRTIYYGEQNSNANKSTQIRTAVFRRLLTPEEYDEIEDDRETHDQETEEEHEAENNYFFPHFW from the exons atgggGATTCTGAGCCAGCTATCAATCATTAACCTTCTCTGGACCACTGCTGTATTTTGCCAATATGAAGACTACGATTTTGGGGACGAATATGATGAGCCAGATCAACACCCACATTATTTTAACTCTAATCCAAGCGCACAAGCTGAGGTTCctcacttttcttttcctgttcagTGTGCCAGAGAATGCTTCTGTCCACCAGAATTTCCGCTATCTATGTATTGTGACCATCGTAAGCTTAAAACAATACCAAACATCCCTGCTCACGTCCAACAACTCTATCTGCAAAACAATGATATTGAAGCTGTACCTGCAGGACCATTCACTAACGTTACcattttaagagaaattaaTCTGAGCTTCAACAAAATTAAGTCTCATATGATTGATCGTGGTGTTTTTGCCAAATTGTCAAACTTAGTGCAGCTTCATTTACAGCACAATGAATTAGATGAATTTCCATTCCCACTTCCCAGCTCTCTGGAGAGACTCCTCCTTGGCTTCAATAAGATCTCCCAGTTACCTGGAATTGCACTGGACGGATTACCAAACATAACCATGCTTGACCTCTGCAATAATTTTCTTGACGATTCAGTACTCAAAGGAAATCACTTTTCAGTGATGAACAACTTAATGCAGCTGAACTTATGCAACAACAAATTACAGACTATGCCTCCTAGCCTGCCGTCGTCACTTATGTATCTCTCTCTTGAAAATAACTCCATTTCTTATATTCCAGAAAACTATTTCAGCAAACTCCCCAAAATCATTGCCCTAAGAATGTCTCACAATAACCTGCAGAACATTCCACGCAACACCTTTATTAATCTACCGAACCTTTTAGAACTTAACCTTGGACATAACAAATTGAAACAAGTATTCTACATTCCAAGAAGTCTGCAGCATTTGTATATTGAAGACAATGACATTGAAA TGATAAATGTTACTTTGATGTGTCCATCTATTGATCTGATGAACATCAACCAGTTAACCTATATAAGGGTGGACCAAAATAAGCTAACAGCTCCAATAAGCACATATGCCTTCTTTTGCTTCCCTCACATTAGAACCATCTACTATGGAGAACAAAACAGTAACGCCAACAAGTCAACACAAATCAGAACAGCAGTGTTTCGACGACTTTTAACACCAGAAGAATATGATGAAATAGAAGATGATCGTGAAACACATGATCAAGAAACTGAGGAAGAGCATGAAgcagaaaacaattatttttttcctcacttttggTGA